In Zingiber officinale cultivar Zhangliang chromosome 6A, Zo_v1.1, whole genome shotgun sequence, a single genomic region encodes these proteins:
- the LOC121996064 gene encoding serine/threonine-protein phosphatase PP2A-1 catalytic subunit-like — protein MPSYADLDRQIEHLKQCKFLPEADVKSLCEQARAVLVEEWNVQPVKCPVTVCGDIHGQFHDLIELFRIGGEAPDTNYLFMGDYVDRGYYSVETVTLLVALKVRYRDRITILRGNHESRQITQVYGFYDECLRKYGNANVWKYFTDLFDYLPLTALIENQIFCLHGGLSPSLDTLDTIRALSRIQEVPHEGPMCDLLWSDPDDRCGWGISPRGAGYTFGQDIAQQFNHTNGLTMVARAHQLVMDGYNWCQDKNVVTVFSAPNYCYRCGNMAAIMEVGENMEHNFLQFDPAPRQIEPEPTRKTPDYFL, from the exons ATGCCGTCCTATGCGGATCTAGACCGCCAGATCGAGCACCTGAAGCAATGCAAGTTCTTGCCGGAGGCGGACGTGAAATCCCTCTGCGAGCAGGCACGGGCGGTGCTCGTGGAAGAGTGGAACGTGCAGCCGGTGAAATGCCCCGTCACGGTGTGCGGGGACATCCACGGGCAGTTTCATGATCTCATCGAGCTGTTCCGGATTGGTGGCGAGGCGCCCGATACGAATTATCTCTTCATGGGGGACTACGTAG ATCGTGGTTATTATTCTGTTGAGACTGTCACACTCTTAGTTGCATTGAAAGTTCGTTACCGAGATAGGATTACGATTCTCAGAGGAAATCACGAGAGCCGGCAGATCACACAAGT GTATGGATTTTATGATGAATGCTTAAGAAAATATGGAAATGCAAATGTGTGGAAATACTTCACTGATCTATTTGATTACTTACCTCTTACAGCTCTTATTGAGAACCAG ATATTCTGTTTGCATGGTGGTCTCTCCCCATCCTTGGATACATTAGATACTATCCGTGCTCTAAGTCGCATTCAGGAG GTTCCACATGAGGGTcctatgtgtgatcttctctggTCTGATCCGGATGATCGATGTGGGTGGGGGATATCACCTAGAGGAGCTGGATACACATTTGGTCAGGATATTGCTCAACAATTCAACCACACTAATGGACTCACCATGGTGGCCAGAGCCCATCAACTGGTTATGGATGGTTATAATTGGTGCCAA GATAAGAACGTTGTCACAGTATTTAGCGCGCCAAACTACTGTTATCGCTGTGGCAACATGGCAGCTATAATGGAGGTTGGGGAGAACATGGAACATAATTTCCTTCAGTTTGATCCAGCACCACGACAAATTGAGCCGGAACCCACTCGGAAAACTCCCGACTACTTTTTGTGA
- the LOC121996061 gene encoding RNA polymerase sigma factor sigC-like isoform X1, whose amino-acid sequence MATRIQSLSSKDIFAFLPLQVVGTRCELHLCASTRMGLRFKGPPSSSYAPPLLLLRPDLFSSSSSVYLVHTLRDREVCVKFGLLLHNTDEGKLSHGTATYKAKACSFGQVQSVERIKVNLDNCTSKICQDVAKQILKGEDSSFIHTNLTLKTAAELALLMENIDRIEDLIVGADMIRLEKDILTHLRRLGAMKLFTTCFSKAVTETIIRSSNLVNKHLDAYPFELRFDEKKDNIVVHSNKKEQRKKRRARRSEKVSRRSVLQIPTESGHKDELFSLRKRGLGNFAGLSGSKKREVIAKNESEMSMGVKEMANLEKLCKNLEEDMGKPPSFTRWAEAAGLNQKTLRSRLQFGWYCRDKLIRSTRSLVIFVAKNYRGMGIAFDDLIQAGYVGVLNGTERYDIEKGYRFSTYVQYWIRKSILAMIASHSRTVKVPVRMESMINQIQKVKRNFHTSEGKYPNDEEITELTGLSLAYVRLASQCSKSVGSIEKEVRDGWTTTFMEITADTSVKSPYEFIGKEHAREQILNLLQTLHPRERQVLALRYGLGDGRCRSLEEIGRLCHVSREWIRKIEKEALSKIRSQEMQKRLSHYLQ is encoded by the exons ATGGCGACCCGAATCCAATCGCTGTCCTCCAAAGATATTTTTGCTTTTTTGCCCCTTCAAGTGGTGGGCACTCGTTGCGAGCTTCATCTCTGTGCCTCGACTCGGATGGGGCTCCGCTTCAAGGGACCGCCTTCTTCAAGCTACGCTCCGCCTCTTCTCCTTCTCAGGCCGGACttattctcctcttcttcct CTGTATATTTGGTCCACACACTGAGAGACAGAGAAGTCTGTGTTAAATTTGGACTTCTATTGCACAATACTGATGAAGGGAAACTATCTCATGGTACCGCGACCTACAAAGCCAAAGCATGTTCCTTTGGACAAGTGCAAAGTGTTGAACGAATAAAG GTTAACTTGGATAACTGCACTTCTAAAATATGCCAAGATGTAGCCAAACAAATTCTCAAAGGGGAGGATTCTTCATTTATTCATACAAATTTGACCCTGAAGACTGCTGCAGAATTAGCCTTACTAATGGAAAACATTGATAGGATAGAAGATCTTATTGTTGGAGCAGACATGATAAGGTTGGAAAAAGACATTCTGACTCATTTAAGAAGGCTTGGGGCCATGAAATTATTTACTACCTGTTTCTCCAAGGCCGTCACAGAAACCATAATCCGGAGCTCAAACTTGGTGAATAAGCATCTTGATGCATATCCCTTTGAGCTTCGCTTTGATGAGAAAAAGGATAACATAGTTGTCCACTCTAACAAAAAGGAGCAAAGAAAAAAGAGAAGAGCACGAAGATCGGAAAAGGTTTCAAGGAGATCTGTTTTACAAATACCAACAGAATCTGGACACAAAGATGAATTATTTTCATTACGTAAAAGAGGTCTAGGAAATTTTGCTGGTCTTTCTGGCTCAAAAAAAAGGGAAGTGATTGCTAAAAACGAATCAGAAATGTCTATGGGAGTTAAG GAAATGGCAAATCTAGAAAAGCTTTGCAAAAATTTGGAGGAAGACATGGGAAAACCACCCAGTTTTACGAGGTGGGCAGAAGCAGCAGGGCTCAATCAGAAGACATTACGATCACGTCTTCAATTTGGATGGTATTGCAGAGATAAGCTTATAAGGAGTACCCGCTCTCTGGTTATCTTTGTTGCAAAGAATTACAGAGGAATGGGGATTGCATTTGATGATTTAATTCAG GCTGGCTATGTTGGAGTCCTTAATGGCACAGAAAGATACGACATCGAGAAGGGATATCGCTTTTCAACCTATGTACAATACTGGATTAGGAAATCAATATTGGCAATGATAGCCTCGCATTCAAGAACAGTAAAAGTGCCT GTAAGAATGGAAAGCATGATCAATCAAATACAAAAAGTCAAGCGAAACTTCCATACCTCAGAAGGAAAATACCCAAACGATGAAGAGATAACAGAGTTAACTGGTCTCTCGCTAGCTTATGTTAGACTCGCTAGCCAGTGCTCCAAGTCTGTCGGTTCAATTGAGAAGGAAGTCAGGGATGGATGGACCACAACATTTATG GAAATTACAGCAGACACTTCTGTTAAAAGTCCCTATGAGTTCATTGGGAAGGAGCATGCAAGAGAACAAATCTTAAATCTTCTCCAAACTTTACATCCTAGAGAAAGGCAAGTACTAGCTCTTCGATATGGTTTAGGAGATGGGAGATGCAGATCGCTTGAAGAGATTGGAAGGCTTTGCCATGTTTCAAGGGAATGGAttagaaaaatagagaaagaaGCTTTGTCAAAGATCAGAAGCCAAGAAATGCAAAAACGTTTGTCACATTACCTTCAATAG
- the LOC121996061 gene encoding RNA polymerase sigma factor sigC-like isoform X2, whose amino-acid sequence MATRIQSLSSKDIFAFLPLQVVGTRCELHLCASTRMGLRFKGPPSSSYAPPLLLLRPDLFSSSSSVYLVHTLRDREVCVKFGLLLHNTDEGKLSHGTATYKAKACSFGQVQSVERIKVNLDNCTSKICQDVAKQILKGEDSSFIHTNLTLKTAAELALLMENIDRIEDLIVGADMIRLEKDILTHLRRLGAMKLFTTCFSKAVTETIIRSSNLVNKHLDAYPFELRFDEKKDNIVVHSNKKEQRKKRRARRSEKVSRRSVLQIPTESGHKDELFSLRKRGLGNFAGLSGSKKREVIAKNESEMSMGVKEMANLEKLCKNLEEDMGKPPSFTRWAEAAGLNQKTLRSRLQFGWYCRDKLIRSTRSLVIFVAKNYRGMGIAFDDLIQAGYVGVLNGTERYDIEKGYRFSTYVQYWIRKSILAMIASHSRTVKVRMESMINQIQKVKRNFHTSEGKYPNDEEITELTGLSLAYVRLASQCSKSVGSIEKEVRDGWTTTFMEITADTSVKSPYEFIGKEHAREQILNLLQTLHPRERQVLALRYGLGDGRCRSLEEIGRLCHVSREWIRKIEKEALSKIRSQEMQKRLSHYLQ is encoded by the exons ATGGCGACCCGAATCCAATCGCTGTCCTCCAAAGATATTTTTGCTTTTTTGCCCCTTCAAGTGGTGGGCACTCGTTGCGAGCTTCATCTCTGTGCCTCGACTCGGATGGGGCTCCGCTTCAAGGGACCGCCTTCTTCAAGCTACGCTCCGCCTCTTCTCCTTCTCAGGCCGGACttattctcctcttcttcct CTGTATATTTGGTCCACACACTGAGAGACAGAGAAGTCTGTGTTAAATTTGGACTTCTATTGCACAATACTGATGAAGGGAAACTATCTCATGGTACCGCGACCTACAAAGCCAAAGCATGTTCCTTTGGACAAGTGCAAAGTGTTGAACGAATAAAG GTTAACTTGGATAACTGCACTTCTAAAATATGCCAAGATGTAGCCAAACAAATTCTCAAAGGGGAGGATTCTTCATTTATTCATACAAATTTGACCCTGAAGACTGCTGCAGAATTAGCCTTACTAATGGAAAACATTGATAGGATAGAAGATCTTATTGTTGGAGCAGACATGATAAGGTTGGAAAAAGACATTCTGACTCATTTAAGAAGGCTTGGGGCCATGAAATTATTTACTACCTGTTTCTCCAAGGCCGTCACAGAAACCATAATCCGGAGCTCAAACTTGGTGAATAAGCATCTTGATGCATATCCCTTTGAGCTTCGCTTTGATGAGAAAAAGGATAACATAGTTGTCCACTCTAACAAAAAGGAGCAAAGAAAAAAGAGAAGAGCACGAAGATCGGAAAAGGTTTCAAGGAGATCTGTTTTACAAATACCAACAGAATCTGGACACAAAGATGAATTATTTTCATTACGTAAAAGAGGTCTAGGAAATTTTGCTGGTCTTTCTGGCTCAAAAAAAAGGGAAGTGATTGCTAAAAACGAATCAGAAATGTCTATGGGAGTTAAG GAAATGGCAAATCTAGAAAAGCTTTGCAAAAATTTGGAGGAAGACATGGGAAAACCACCCAGTTTTACGAGGTGGGCAGAAGCAGCAGGGCTCAATCAGAAGACATTACGATCACGTCTTCAATTTGGATGGTATTGCAGAGATAAGCTTATAAGGAGTACCCGCTCTCTGGTTATCTTTGTTGCAAAGAATTACAGAGGAATGGGGATTGCATTTGATGATTTAATTCAG GCTGGCTATGTTGGAGTCCTTAATGGCACAGAAAGATACGACATCGAGAAGGGATATCGCTTTTCAACCTATGTACAATACTGGATTAGGAAATCAATATTGGCAATGATAGCCTCGCATTCAAGAACAGTAAAA GTAAGAATGGAAAGCATGATCAATCAAATACAAAAAGTCAAGCGAAACTTCCATACCTCAGAAGGAAAATACCCAAACGATGAAGAGATAACAGAGTTAACTGGTCTCTCGCTAGCTTATGTTAGACTCGCTAGCCAGTGCTCCAAGTCTGTCGGTTCAATTGAGAAGGAAGTCAGGGATGGATGGACCACAACATTTATG GAAATTACAGCAGACACTTCTGTTAAAAGTCCCTATGAGTTCATTGGGAAGGAGCATGCAAGAGAACAAATCTTAAATCTTCTCCAAACTTTACATCCTAGAGAAAGGCAAGTACTAGCTCTTCGATATGGTTTAGGAGATGGGAGATGCAGATCGCTTGAAGAGATTGGAAGGCTTTGCCATGTTTCAAGGGAATGGAttagaaaaatagagaaagaaGCTTTGTCAAAGATCAGAAGCCAAGAAATGCAAAAACGTTTGTCACATTACCTTCAATAG
- the LOC121996065 gene encoding clathrin interactor EPSIN 1-like has protein sequence MDFMRALDQIVRDIKREVNLKVLKVPEIEQKVLDATNDEPWGPNVTALSEIAKATKKLSDCPLVMYVLWTRLTDTGPNWRHVYKALTVIEFLVANGSESALDDILAHISWISAISEFEYVEPKGKDVGINVRIKVETILALLNDREKIQAIRDKRVAPHDKYYRRSSTTNAYASRSASYGGSNSDDRFGNQRFTRRSNSMSFDMDKEFETESKCEDDIEDVHKPKAVGCENEMSKSKKLVPDETRNRDSVPSKPPRILNKPTSNSSRKNVQPQCRQDDFDDFDPRLDDFDPRLDDFNPRGSSASGSGDLKNAEPADPSFLKTTPTNESTASPQLDPFTGAIFPSDIHAEATSKYHNQGDIDLFASQPAFPTGFPSNVDLFGVPDTNLESEEKSSVTITDESFDPFVAFPVNILPSETSQSSTRNSHHSLEEDFSFHSVMSYIEETNAESARHSSENILDNPEAPSTASTTSADFLTHGIMDLN, from the exons ATGGATTTCATGAGGGCTCTCGATCAGATTGTACGGGACAT AAAGAGGGAGGTCAATCTGAAAGTGCTCAAGGTACCGGAGATCGAACAAAAG GTCCTTGATGCTACCAATGATGAACCTTGGGGTCCTAATGTGACTGCCTTATCAGAGATTGCTAAAGCAACTAAAAAACT CTCGGATTGCCCGTTAGTTATGTATGTTCTATGGACAAGATTGACAGATACAGGACCAAATTGGCGCCATGTGTATAAG GCTTTGACTGTTATTGAGTTCTTGGTGGCTAATGGATCGGAAAGTGCCCTTGATGACATTCTTGCACATATTTCTTGGATTTCA GCGATTTCTGAATTTGAATATGTTGAGCCTAAAGGGAAGGATGTCGGAATAAATGTAAGGATCAAGGTAGAGACTATTTTGGCTCTTCTAAACGATAGGGAGAAAATACAAGCAATCAGAGACAAAAGAGTTGCTCCTCATGATAA GTACTATAGACGGTCGTCAACAACTAATGCATATGCATCGCGTTCAGCCTCCTATGGTGGAAGCAATAGTGATGATCGCTTTGGAAATCAAAGATTCACAAGGAGAAGCAATTCCATGAGTTTCGACATGGACAAAGAATTTGAAACAGAAAGTAAATGCGAAGATGATATTGAAGATGTCCATAAGCCAAAAGCTGTTGGTTGTGAAAATGAAATGAGCAAATCCAAGAAGCTTGTGCCGGATGAAACAAG GAATCGAGATTCTGTACCATCTAAACCCCCCAGGATATTGAATAAGCCAACTAGCAATTCATCAAGAAAAAATGTCCAACCGCAATGCCGGCAGGATGATTTTGATGACTTCGACCCGCGCTTGGATGACTTTGATCCACGCTTGGATGACTTCAATCCGCGCGGATCTTCTGCATCTG GATCTGGTGATCTTAAGAATGCAGAACCAGCAGACCCATCTTTTCTGAAAACAACCCCAACAAATGAGAGTACTGCTAGTCCTCAGCTCGATCCTTTTACCGGTGCGATCTTTCCATCAGACATACACGCTGAAGCAACATCGAAATATCACAATCAG GGAGACATCGATCTGTTTGCCTCTCAACCTGCCTTTCCCACTGGTTTTCCTTCAAATGTGGACCTCTTTGGGGTTCCAGACACAAACTTAGAGTCAGAAGAAAAATCTTCTGTGACGATCACGGATGAAAGTTTTGATCCCTTTGTTGCATTTCCAGTCAATATCTTACCTTCAGAAACTTCGCAGAGTTCTACTAGGAACAGTCACCACAGCCTAGAAGAAGACTTCAGTTTTCATTCCGTTATGTCTTATATCGAAGAAACAAACGCAGAGTCTGCACGGCATTCTTCAGAAAACATCCTTGACAACCCCGAAGCCCCTTCAACAGCATCAACTACATCGGCAGACTTCTTAACCCATGGAATCATGGACCTCAACTAG